The following proteins are co-located in the Vigna unguiculata cultivar IT97K-499-35 chromosome 9, ASM411807v1, whole genome shotgun sequence genome:
- the LOC114163514 gene encoding uncharacterized protein LOC114163514, which translates to MENQRPAPARKTLGDYAMQQGPRYFSSIAIPSTTKTLEMKPAFLSLISSHQFTGMDNEDPYTHLSTFYELIGTMGFQEGDLEHVYMRLFPFSLAGKAKEWLKSHPNQSLNSWKDVEEKFLNRFFPPSRYIKAKADVSMFRQGPDEPFCEAWERFNSLLRKCPNHGFEDIAQLNIFCNGLRPDTKMILDAAAGGTMMSVDAEQATRIIEALASTDHQAQHNRQTVQRKGVLDLSTTDAILVQNKILTQQIEALTKQMSKLPEQLQVVQSSPSQQPMRCDFCGGDHPNGHCSYQSSSQGEVQYVSNQGRPGNFSNNNNFSQGWRNNPNQNFGWKQDAGPSNRQPPYQQQQQHYPSVHDRTSKLEDTLEKFMQASLTNQKNTEASIRNLETQW; encoded by the exons ATGGAGAATCAGAGACCAGCTCCAGCCAGGAAGACACTTGGAGACTATGCTATGCAACAAGGGCCGAGATATTTTTCTAGCATAGCAATACCATCCACCACTAAAACTCTGGAGATGAAGCCAGCTTTCCTCAGCTTGATCAGTTCTCATCAATTCACTGGAATGGATAATGAAGATCCATACACTCATCTCTCTACATTCTATGAATTGATAGGAACCATGGGCTTTCAAGAAGGAGATCTTGAGCATGTATACATGCggttgtttcctttttctttggcaGGTAAAGCAAAGGAATGGCTTAAGTCACATCCAAATCAGAGTTTGAATAGTTGGAAGGATGTTGAGGAGAAGTTTTTGAACAGATTCTTTCCACCATCTCGCTACATCAAAGCCAAAGCTGATGTTTCAATGTTTAGGCAAGGACCAGATGAACCATTCTGTGAAGCTTGGGAGCGGTTCAATTCCTTATTGAGGAAATGCCCAAATCACGGATTTGAGGATATTGCTCAGTTGAACATATTCTGTAATGGTCTGAGGCCTGACACCAAGATGATATTAGATGCAGCAGCAGGTGGAACAATGATGAGTGTAGATGCAGAACAAGCAACAAGAATCATTGAGGCATTAGCATCCACAGATCATCAAGCTCAGCATAATAGGCAAACTGTTCAGAGGAAGGGAGTGCTTGATCTTAGTACTACAGATGCGATCTTAGTTCAGAATAAGATTCTGACTCAACAGATTGAAGCACTGACAAAGCAGATGTCTAAATTACCAGAGCAGTTGCAAGTTGTGCAATCTTCTCCTAGTCAACAACCCATGAGATGTGACTTCTGTGGAGGAGATCATCCAAATGGTCATTGTTCTTATCAGAGTAGCTCACAAGGAGAAGTTCAATATGTGAGCAACCAAGGAAGACCAGGAAATTTCTCCAACAATAACAACTTTTCACAGGGGTGGAGAAACAATCCAAATCAGAATTTTGGATGGAAGCAAGATGCTGGTCCTTCAAACAGACAACCTCcttatcaacaacaacaacaacattatccTTCGGTGCATGACAGAACATCTAAACTGGAGGATACTTTGGAAAAGTTTATGCAAGCTTCTTTGACTAATCAGAAGAATACAGAAGCTTCAATCAGAAATCTTGAAACACAG TGGTAA